GGCGAAGAGAACCTGACGAACGGCAGACGCGGTCATGCCGATCGACATCAGATTGAGCAACCCGAGAACGACGAGGGCCACCGCCGCCGTCACGATCCACGGGTCGGAGTCGCGCTTTCCTCTGAGCATGTGTCCCCCGTCCCTGACACCTCAGCAAGTTGCGTCTCGGCGGGCACCGACAACGGTTTCCACAGAGTTGTCACCGGAGCCGGCATAACGGCGCCGACAGCAAGCGTGCTGCCGTGTCGCGCCGGCGCGGCATCGTCCCCGATGGCGGACCAGGCGGTGCCTCAGTTCGTGCTGATGGATCTCATTCGTGCCGGACAGCGCAGCGGGTGTCCGCATCACAACCAACGGCAATGCATCCGGGAACCACGAAATCGCCGCCACGCGAGTCATCACAGATTCGTTCGAGCGATTCGAATCTCGGCTCCACCTGCTCGTTTCTCCTCAGGTGGCGCCCTGCCACTGTTTCGAGCACCGCACCTTTGCCAGCCACACGAGTTGCGCCTACCGGAACGGCAGCGACGGACCCGGAGTCGGGCTGCCTCGCGTTCGAAACGAACTATCCCTGAATGCATTCCATTCAACAACGATCAGTTTTCCGGGAATAACCATTCCACAACTCATCCCAAGATGTCCGGTGGCCGACACATCGGCCGGTTACCCACGGAGCCACGCACGAAACGCATTGCAGGTTCGCGCGGGTCTCACCTACTTTCTCGTCACGGCCACGAGCGTCACCCCGGAATGCGTCGTCACCCGCCGCCGGACACATGTTCTTGCAGATGCCGCATCTCCGGCAGATGCGGTACTCGTTGTCATGAGCAACACGAGGGCAGCAGCGGCGCAGACTATCAGCGCGATGAGTCCCACACCCGCCGAGAAACTGCACACAATTGGGCGTGAAGGGACGTCGGAGAAGGTGAAAGGCCTCACCACAAGAAATGATCGGTTCGGTTGGGTCGCCCCGCAGGAATTGGTAGAGCACGCGCGTACACCAGTCCGCTCGAGCGGGGTAGCGCGTCAGCATGAATCCGGCGAGGGGTGCAAGGCCACCGCCCGGCGGTCATCAGCGTTGTAGGGTCAGTGCGTTAGCCACGCCATGGCCGTGGGAGCGACCACTGCGCTCAAACCGAGTACCAACGCACCTGCGGATACAAGCATCCTGCCTTTCATAGGGGCCTCCCCTGCGAAAAGTATGAACGGTATGTTTATTGGGATCTCGCTGCACAGTGGTACGAGGAGATCCCGCGGGGCTTGGTGTGGTGCAAACTTTTTGTCCACGCTGGATGTTCGGCGGGCTCTCTTTGCTGCGCCGCGTCTGGAGTACACCGCCGCGCTGCGAAAGAATCGTCGGGTCGGAGCTGCCGATTTTCGTCCATCATCCGTACACGATGATGGTCATGATCGCGTCCTCGGTCATGGCGGGTTCCCCGACTCGCCGGGCGCGGCGAACATGGGCATCGTCGAGTACGCCGCGGCACACGTGAGACCGAGACCATTCCGACAAATGATGCCTCACGAAGAGGCACGAGCAGGAACAGCTCGCGAGACCACACATTTTCTTGCCCACCGGTGTCGACACCGAGCGGCACGCCATCGCCGAGGGCGCTGAGGACAATCAGGTCGGCGCGGCGCTGGATCGGACCCGACCCACATCCCAGCACACCTCGAACTCGGCATGGCCGTACGACCTGTACGTGCATCCGGAAGCCAGACGGAAGGGATATGGGACCGCGATAACGCGAGCGATCAAACCGGTCGCCGGGGAGCGGTGCACATCGGTCTCGACGTGGAAGGTGCGAATACTGCCGCTGCCGCCACCAGCCTGCCGCCCCTGGATACAGCAATATCGACACCGCATGCCGGCATGTCACTCGACGTCGACCGCACCCGAAATCAAGTGACGGATTGCACGTCAATGGCCCTTGTCGGACGGGTGGTAGAAGGGTGTGTCCCACGGCGCGAACACCGCAGAGCGCCCGCGTCCGAGTCACCGGAAGACCCAGGCTGGAACTCGCGGGTAGCCGACTCGTACGACAAGGCGTCATACTTCACTCTGTGACGAGCGCAGTAGGGACTTCAGCATCTGCAATCACCCAACGCGTGCACTCGCTGAACCGGCCCAACATGGTCAGCGTTGGCACCATCGTGTGGTTGTCAAGTGAGCTCATGTTCTTCGCAGGGCTCTTCGCCATGTACTTCGTGGCGCGAGCGCAGGCGAACGGGAACTGGCCGCCGGAGCCGACCGAGCTGAACCTGTTCCTCGCCGTACCGGTGACACTCGTGCTGATCGCCTCGTCGTTCACCTGCCAGATGGGCGTGTTCGCAGCCGAGCGCGGCGACGTCTTCGGCCTCCGCCGGTGGTACCTGCTGACCTTGGCGATGGGCACCTTCTTCGTCCTCGGCCAGGGCTACGAGTACCTCAGCCTCATCGAGGAGGGCACCACCATCTCGAGCAGCGTGTACGGCTCGGTGTTCTACATGACCACCGGTTTCCACGGTCTCCATGTCATCGGCGGCCTCATCGCGTTCGTCTTCCTGATCGCCCGCACCAAGGTCAGCAAGTTCACACCTGCACAGGCCACCGCCGCCATCGTCGTCTCGTACTACTGGCACTTCGTCGACATCGTGTGGATCGCCCTGTTCGCCACGATCTATTTCATCCGTTGATCAGCTGAACGCCCCGGGAGCCACGGCGGATGCGGGCCAGCGGGACGGATAGGTCACCGACGCTCTCGCCGTCGTGCGCTACCTTCACCCGGACGCGCACCGGACGGATCCGGACTACGAAGGCTGGGTGGTCGACTCTCGCGCGAAGGCCGCCGGAACCGACATGCAGTAGCGAGGGCACGGCACCACTTCCAAGCGTTGCGGTTGAGTGCCATTGGCCCCGAGCGGATTTCGTACGGTCCTCAGCGGTCCAAGACACGGTGCTGGGATGCCGCGGCATCGACGATCGCGGGGTGTTCGAGTTCCAGGAGTTCGATGCTGACCACCTCGGGGCGATGCCAACTGGCCAGCACGGTCCAGCTGGGGACGGTGGTAGGACCACCACTGCACTGCCTGCCACGCTCCTTGCGGTCGGTCTCGGACCAGTTCGGGTAACCCGATCCCTGTGTCACCGCAAGATTGCGGATCACCGATGTGCGTGGCCCGCAATGACAGGCGCACCAGTTGGGCCGGGTCGTCGAGGTCGAGAACCCCCAGTCGTCCGGCAGTCGGAAGGTCCCCAGCGCCCGGTGAGAACCAGGTAGCTGCGGGAACCCGAACATCGACTGCTCCCGGTGCGCTAGGTTGCCGAACGTCTCGCCGCACGCCTCTTCGGCCAACCGTGAGAGATACCCAGGCGTAAAAGTCCGGATGGTCGATGTGGCCACCACGTGGGGGTCGGTGTTCGTAGAGGGGGTGTCCCCCGGCTGGCCGGGCTTGGCGGAAGGCAGATAGGGAAAGACCCGATATACCAGGACTCAAGCTGCCCCGCCCCATGTTTCTGCATCGAGCACCTCCAGGACCGACGCAGGGTCCGGACAACTTAATCACGTCGACCAGGCGTGCCCCGTCGAGATACGCATTCGGGCTCTCCAGGCTGTGCAGTTTCCCCCACCCCAGGCGTGCCCGGGCGAGGACGTGCTCGAGATCGATCAACCGCGGGCAGCCGCAGGCCCGGGCCGCTCCTTGCCCGACACCCACCTCGATGTCTGCGACCGATTTGCCCCCATGATCTCTGCGAGGGCAGCTCCCCCGCACTCGTCCACCAGGTACCGCACCTGCTCCGCCGACAACGGATCATCCGGCGCTGACCGCCGAGGCGTTCCTGGGTGTACTGGCGCACGCTCGTCTGATCTTCCCGGAGCGCTCCCGGTCGACCGCTCGCGCGGCTGCGCACCGGGCACACCCTTGCGCCGGGATTCGAGCTCTTGTTCTGAATGTTCGGGTTGGCTAACTTTAGGTGTGGCCATGTCTAACTATTCGATGCGTGCCCCCTCGCAGTGTTGCGGATCCCTGCTCACCGAGGCGGTCGAGGACTATCTCCGCACCCTCTTCTGCCTCTCGGCGCGGGACGAGACGACCTCGGCGTCGGCACTGGCGCGGCGCCTCGATCTGGCGGCCCCGACCGTGTCCGGGATGCACCGGCGGCTGGCCGGGGCCGGCCTGATCCGGCGACCCGCACCCCATCGGGTCACGCTGACGGCGCACGGCCAGCACCACGCGGTGGACGTCGTTCGCCGAAATCGGTTGGCGAAGGTGTTCCTCGCCGAATTCCTGGACCTGTCCTGGGACGAGATCGGCGGCGAGGCGGATGTGCTTGAGCACGCCATCAGCCCGCGTCTCGAATCCCGGCTCAGAGCCGCACTCGGCAACCCAACGCATGATCCGTACGGCAACCCGATTCCGTCGGCGACCGGCGAGTACGTCGAAACGTGGCCGGAGAGCCTCCGGGCTGCGGTCCCCTGCCGAGATTTCACGGTCGAACGGGTCGTGGACCGGGACACCGACGGGCTGCGCCTGCTCGCGGGCCTGGGCATCTACCCGGGCCGCGTCATCGCCCGCGCCGAAGCCTCCCCGCACGGCGGGCCGGTGTGCGTCGACATCGACGGCCACCCATACGAGCTGGCGGCCGCAGTCGGCGGCCTCATCTACGGCAGGGCCGCGTGATGGGCGAATCGCGGCGACAGTTCCTGCTGGGCTCGGCCCTGCTCGGCACCGCCGGCGCGGCAGCGCTCGGGGTCCGGGGCGTGTCGGCCGCGCCCCTTCCGGCAGGTCCCGAGGAGGCGCACTCCGGCGGCGCGCATGCCGGCGGCCACGGCGGTGGGGTCAGCGGCCCGACGTTCCGCAAGGGTGCGGTCGTCGACCACGAGGCGAACGGCTTCGATCCCACCGAGATTCTGCGCGACTTCGACTACGGCCGCGTCTCCCGTCTACCGGACGGGCGGGTACTGCGCGAGTGGGACATCGCCGCCGCCGACGTGGACGTGGAAATCGCGCCGGGTGTCCGGTATCCGGCGTGGACGTTCAACGGCCGCATCCCGGGCCCGACGTTGCGCTGCCAGGAAGGGGACCTGCTGCGCGTGACGTTCATCAACGCCTCCATGCACCCACACACGATGCACTTTCACAGCATCCACCGCGCCGAAATGGACGGGGTCCCCGACATCGGTCCGGGTGTCATTCCCTCCGGCGGTAGCTTCACCTACGAGTTCGACGCGCAACCGTTCGGGGTGCACCTGTATCACTGCCATGTCGGCCCGCTGGCCGAGCACATCGCCCGCGGCCTGTACGGAACCTTCATCGTCGATCCACCCCAGCCTCGTCCGCCGGCCGACGAAATGGTCATGGTCATGCACGGCTACAACACCACCTTCGACGGGGAAGGCAATCAGCTCTATGCCGTGAACGGCATCCCGTTCCACTACATGCACGAACCGATCCGGGTGCGGCGGAACGAGTTGGTGCGGATTTACCTGGTCAACGCCCTCGAATACGACCCGATCAACACGTTCCATGTTCACGGGAACTTCTTCGACTACTACCCCACCGGCACCCGCCTGCAGCCGTCCGAGTACACCGACACCATCATGCAAGCCCAAGGTCAGCGCGGCATCTGCGAACTGCGATTCCCGTACACCGGCCGATTCATGTTCCACGCCCACAAGACCGAATTCGCCGAACTCGGCTGGATGGGGTTCTTCGAGGTGACCGAGTAGATGGACACCTCAGTGGACACAAAACGGACCTGGATGTCCGCGGTCGGTGCGGCCCTCCTCATCGGTGTGGCCCTGGTCGTGCTCGCGATGGTGGGGGGCCGGACCCTGCCCGAGCGGGCCGGTCCGCCGATCGAGCAGCTCGCGGTCGAACACACCGAACTGGTCCCGGGCTACATCGAGGTCACCGTCCGCAACACCGGCCCCGATCCGGTCCAGGTCGCGCAGGTGTTCGTCAACGACTCCTACGTCGATCTGACCGGTGGGGAGCAGCCGATCAGCCATCTGGACTCGGAGGTTCTGCGGCTCGACTACCCGTGGCAGGACGGGCAACCGTACCTGCTCTCGTTCCTGACCTCGACCGGCCTGGTGATCGAACACGAAATCCCGGCCGCGGTGACCACCCCGCAGGCCGATGCCGGGTTCTTCGGGCTGATGGCGTTGATCGGGACCTACGTCGGCATCATCCCCGTCGTGCTGGGAATGCTGTTCCTGCCGGTACTCCGCAGGATCGGCCCCGGTGGGATACGTGTCCTGCTGGGGCTCACGGTCGGGTTGCTGGCCTTCCTGGCCGTCGACGCGACCATCGAGGGCGTCGAACTCTCCGAACGCGGTGGCGGCGCCTTCGGCGGCCCGGCCCTGCTCGTCCTCGGCGCGGTGCTGGCGTTCCTCGCGTTGACCGCGCTGGACCGCTATCTCGGGTCCCGCCGCGCCGTCAGCGAAACGCAGGCGTCGAGCGGGATCCGTTTGGCGTTCATGATCGCCCTCGGGATCGGACTGCACAATCTCGGCGAGGGATTGGCGATCGGCGCCGCCTACGCCGTCGGCGAGCTCGCCCTGGGGGCGACCCTGGTCGTAGGATTCACCATCCAGAACACCACCGAGGGGCTGGCGGTCGTGGCGCCGCTGACCCGACGGCGCCCACCACTGCTGCAACTCCTCGGTCTGGGTCTGCTCGCCGGGACGCCGGCCATTCTCGGTGCGCTCATCGGTGCCAGCGTGAACAACGCCGAGCTTTCGGCGTTGCTCCTCGGTATCGGTGTCGGTGCGATCGCGCAGGTCATCATCCAGATCGCCCCTGCCCTGCGCGACAGCGCAGGGCGAGTGCTCAGTCCCGCCACCATCGGCGGGATCACCGCTGGCCTGCTCACGATGTATGTCACCGGACTCCTCGTGGTCGCCTGACGACCCGTGGAGCCGACCCGCCCCGGCCGCAGTGAGGCTGGTCCGGCAGTTCGGGCCACCGAGCAACGGCGCGAAACGGCCCGCGCTGCCGGTGAGTGTCAGTTGCCGTCGGCGTGATCGGTGGCGCTGTCAACCGCCCCGTCCTGCTGTCGTCGATGGGGAGGGCCGCGGCTCGCGCTTCGGCATCCCCCGGTTTCGCTCCCCACCCGCCGGCGGCTTGGGGCCCTGGTTATCCCAGCGTGGCCGACAGCAACGCCGCCGGGGCGCTGTTGGGGTCGAGTTCGGAGATCGTGCTGGTCGAGACCGCCAGTACGCGTGCGGTTCCGCGTGCGTCCCGGCCGGGTGCCTTACCGTTGCCATTGTCGCCGCCTCCCGGACACGGTGACCCGGCGCCCCGGCCGGATCGCCCCCCGCAGCAATCAACGTCAGTGCGTCACCGGTCCTGGTCCGACGAAATGGACCTCGGCGCCTGCCTGGTTCATGCCATCACAGCGAGTGCCGTCTTCGACAGGCGCGTCGAGAATTCGAACTTGAGGAGGATGGAACGGGCGGTTCCGGCGACCAGCACCAGCCGGCACTCCAGGGCGCTCGACCGATCCGTCCCAGTTGGCGCAGCACGACATTCTCCACCCCACCAGCGCCGCCGACTCTTCCGGGGTGGAGATACTTTGCGCGCGTCCGCAAGAGGCCGATCGCACCCTTGTTGTCCGCGATGCACGGGACTAGCGTTTTATCCGCGCCGGTCCGTTCCGGTTGGGCCGGGCAATCACATCCCAACTCGGAGGTGCACAATGGCCGTTGCGGTCGTTCTCGATTTTCCCGGGGGAACCCTCGAGCAGTACGACAATGTGATTGCCAAGATGGGCCTCACTCCAGAAGGCCAAGGCCCGCCCGGCGCGTTGAGTCACTGGGTCGCCGAGACCGACGACGGCATCCGCGTCAGCGACTTGTGGCTCGGCAGAGACGAATTCGAGAAGTTCTCCGAAGAACAGATCCGCCCGTTCACTGCGGAGTTCGGACTACCGGAGCCGCAAGTCACGTTCTTCGACGTACACAACTACCTGACGGCGGGCCAATAAGCTGACCACCACCGCTGCGCCTGTCTGCGACAGACCGGCGCGGTTTCCGCCGAGTCGAACGCAGCTCAACGAGCGATTCCCTCGCCGCATCTGCCTGACGTAATCCACGTCCGGTAACGCCACACACAGCCGCCCGCAGGCATTCCCAGAACGTACGGGAACCAGCGCGGCTCCGATCCCGCCGCGTTGCGCAACGACTCCAAGATCGTGATGCCCCGACCAAACAGAGTCGGGGCATCAGGTGTCAAACAGTGCTTCCTGCAGTGTTCGGCTTTCATTCAGTAGATGTACGTGGTGCGGGCGAAGGCGATGATCCGATCACGAGCAGTGGGCACGGCGCCGGTGCGGGCGAGCCACTCGATGTCGGCGACCGAGTGCTCGCGGCAGCAGATCTCGGCGGTTTCCTCCGCCCTCGCCTCCGCCCTCGCCTTCTCCCCGAAACGATCTCCGCACAACCATCAACCCCGCACGATCGAGGCAATACACCGCCGGGTGCCGGAGACCGACTCAACGACCAACTCGGTGTCCTCAAGCACCCGCAACTGCTGCGAAACTGCCGGCGGGGAGATCGGTAACTGATCCGCCAATACCCCTACCTCCAACAGCCTGCCGGCAAGCTTCTCCAAGATCGCCCGCCGGGTTGCATCACCCAACGCGTCGAGGACGACGGCAGCAGTAGCGGACATATCGGTAAGTCTGCCCGAACGAAAGCGGCAGTCAACTGTGTGTCGATACTTTCCGATGTGGGTGGTCGCTACCTTTGAATTCCTGCGTCGGACTGGTCGGTCCGAGGCGCGTGGGTGTGGGTTTCGTACATGCGTACCGCGACGATGATGCCGGAGATCGCGGTGATGGCGGCGACGATCCCGATGGCCGCGCGTAGCCCCCAGAGGTCGGCGGTGATGCCGGCGAGGAGGGCGCCGACGGCGAAGCCGCCGTCGCGCCAGAGCCGGTAGACGCCGACCGCGCGGGCCCGCCAGGCGGGGTGGGCGACGTCGCCGATGGTGGCGAGCAGGGTGGGGTAGACCATGGTCTCGGTAGGGTTACTATCCCCCGGTGACACCAGGGACGCTTCCGGCTCCCGCGGGCCACCCGGTGAGTCGGCCATGGATTGGGGAACTGTTCTCCGGTCCGACCGACAATGAAACGAGCTGGTGATATCAGGTTACGACCGGACCGATCGCGGAACTTGCTCGTGCTTCCTCCACCATTGGCCAGGGCGCTATATCCCTACACGAGAACAACACTCACAGAGAGACGATCCACCGCCGCGACCCACGGACACGTCATCCGTTCC
This genomic window from Rhodococcus oxybenzonivorans contains:
- a CDS encoding metal-dependent transcriptional regulator; the protein is MSNYSMRAPSQCCGSLLTEAVEDYLRTLFCLSARDETTSASALARRLDLAAPTVSGMHRRLAGAGLIRRPAPHRVTLTAHGQHHAVDVVRRNRLAKVFLAEFLDLSWDEIGGEADVLEHAISPRLESRLRAALGNPTHDPYGNPIPSATGEYVETWPESLRAAVPCRDFTVERVVDRDTDGLRLLAGLGIYPGRVIARAEASPHGGPVCVDIDGHPYELAAAVGGLIYGRAA
- a CDS encoding ArsR/SmtB family transcription factor, coding for MSATAAVVLDALGDATRRAILEKLAGRLLEVGVLADQLPISPPAVSQQLRVLEDTELVVESVSGTRRCIASIVRG
- a CDS encoding GNAT family N-acetyltransferase, encoding MPTGVDTERHAIAEGAEDNQVGAALDRTRPTSQHTSNSAWPYDLYVHPEARRKGYGTAITRAIKPVAGERCTSVSTWKVRILPLPPPACRPWIQQYRHRMPACHSTSTAPEIK
- a CDS encoding ZIP family metal transporter, encoding MDTSVDTKRTWMSAVGAALLIGVALVVLAMVGGRTLPERAGPPIEQLAVEHTELVPGYIEVTVRNTGPDPVQVAQVFVNDSYVDLTGGEQPISHLDSEVLRLDYPWQDGQPYLLSFLTSTGLVIEHEIPAAVTTPQADAGFFGLMALIGTYVGIIPVVLGMLFLPVLRRIGPGGIRVLLGLTVGLLAFLAVDATIEGVELSERGGGAFGGPALLVLGAVLAFLALTALDRYLGSRRAVSETQASSGIRLAFMIALGIGLHNLGEGLAIGAAYAVGELALGATLVVGFTIQNTTEGLAVVAPLTRRRPPLLQLLGLGLLAGTPAILGALIGASVNNAELSALLLGIGVGAIAQVIIQIAPALRDSAGRVLSPATIGGITAGLLTMYVTGLLVVA
- a CDS encoding multicopper oxidase domain-containing protein; translated protein: MGESRRQFLLGSALLGTAGAAALGVRGVSAAPLPAGPEEAHSGGAHAGGHGGGVSGPTFRKGAVVDHEANGFDPTEILRDFDYGRVSRLPDGRVLREWDIAAADVDVEIAPGVRYPAWTFNGRIPGPTLRCQEGDLLRVTFINASMHPHTMHFHSIHRAEMDGVPDIGPGVIPSGGSFTYEFDAQPFGVHLYHCHVGPLAEHIARGLYGTFIVDPPQPRPPADEMVMVMHGYNTTFDGEGNQLYAVNGIPFHYMHEPIRVRRNELVRIYLVNALEYDPINTFHVHGNFFDYYPTGTRLQPSEYTDTIMQAQGQRGICELRFPYTGRFMFHAHKTEFAELGWMGFFEVTE
- a CDS encoding cytochrome c oxidase subunit 3; the encoded protein is MTSAVGTSASAITQRVHSLNRPNMVSVGTIVWLSSELMFFAGLFAMYFVARAQANGNWPPEPTELNLFLAVPVTLVLIASSFTCQMGVFAAERGDVFGLRRWYLLTLAMGTFFVLGQGYEYLSLIEEGTTISSSVYGSVFYMTTGFHGLHVIGGLIAFVFLIARTKVSKFTPAQATAAIVVSYYWHFVDIVWIALFATIYFIR